One Callithrix jacchus isolate 240 chromosome 4, calJac240_pri, whole genome shotgun sequence genomic window, GATAATTGCTATTtttcacttgattttttaaagtagttcAGGCAATTATTTCTGATGACTTGTGTTACcttagagaaaaatatgtgatgatacatcttttttttttttttagtatacaaaatatttcattttttatttttatgaataactGTCATTAATACAGCAGAAACTGATATGATTATAAAAGATaccaaaaaatcagaaaaatgttagcattcaatagaaattaaaaacctgAGCGGGAGGCTCATCAGAGTCTGACACTTGGCACCATTCTGATGGAAGTGAAAAAACATATTTGCCGGACTCCTTAAAACAATTCATGTAACACAGAAAGAGTTAAATTTCAAAGGAGCTACAATGCACTGACACACTACATGACTTTTGTTGTTGACAAACATTGAAGCAGGGCTATCTAATCTCACAGTCTTGAAGGCAGGGAGGTGTGTAAATCATAGATTTTTAATTAGCAGGAAGTAAGTGAGATTTTTCTTGGTGAAATAGTTTGTTTACTCTTGCAGATCTAAAAGGCTAGCTCAGTCTGTCAGAGCATAAAAGAGAATGCCAGAAGAGGTCAAGGGCATGGGGATGGATTGACATGAATCCATTCCAACTTGTGGAAAACAAATGACACAGCAGTTACCATCACAAACAATAGTATTAGTAGGAATTGGAGACTTGAGGTCCAATTCAGTTCTCATTTGGATTCTACAGTTATCTCTTACtaaaaatttggttttaaaaaaaagaaaatcaacagggaAATTCTTACTCCTTTAATTAACAATTGTCCacaaggagaagggaagaaataaacaatAGCTAATATAGATGGGTCTAACTTGTTAAAAATCTGTGAGctggaatatattttaatatgttgaatCTTGAGTCATACTTATAAACCAATGGTTAATATACTACAAAACTTTACAAACAAAATCTCATCTGTTGCAGAACTTCAAAACTAGTGGAATTAatttcttctcccttttatttcttccacAGAAAGTCCTAAAACTGAGTAATTACTGGCATGCCTGCATTCACAAATATATCCTCAAAACATGATGGTTTTTGAAAACGGAAGTAATTTCAAATGAGGTCAAGGATGTCATACTCCCTCCAAACgtattttcagttctttctgCTCTACgtcacataaaaaagaaatgagggtaGCTGGACTCACGTAATTTCTTTCAGCCCAATAATGTCATTAAATTCCCAATGTTTTCACACTAGCAAAGATCCAGTATTTAAGTGATCTACTATAAAGCATCTCTATTTctaaaaaagattcctttcatttttttactttttcttaagaGGGCTCAAAAAGCTGTCAAAAAGCCCTTTACTTAACGAAGACCAGCCACAGACTTCCTTCCTGTACCAGCTTTCCAAGAGGATAAGTGAGTCTTCACCCTGATATTTTTGCCCCGGGTTTTACGAGGCTTCTCTTCTTTATGTACCTTCATGTGCTGCCTCAGATGAGAGCTCTGACTGAAACATTTGCCACATTCACTGCACTGGTAGGGTTTCTCCCCTGTGTGGGTTCTCTGATGTTGAATAAGGTGGGAGCTCTGGCTGAAACACCGGCCACACTCATCACACTGatagggtttttctccagtatgaattctctggtGCTGAATGAGATTTGAGCTCTGTTTAAAGCTTTCTCCACACTCATTACATTTGTAGGGCTTTTCCCCAGTATGGATCCGTCGATGCTGAATGAGATTAGAACTCTGAAAAAAACTTTTCCCACAATCAGCACATTTATGGGATTTCTTTCCAGTATGGATTTTCTGGTGTTGAAAAAGAGTTGAACTCTGACTGAAACTCTTTTCACATTCAGTACACTTGTAGGGTTTGTCATCCAAGCTTCTTCTAAGTCTACTCAAGCTGGAGTCAAATCGAATAGTCACGCCCCACTTCTGCTGCTGCCGGCCTGTTTTGCGCTTGTTCTCATAGGCCTTTCCTTGGCTTAAGCTCCGGGAAATACCTGCTTTAGGCTTTGCTAACCTCATGGTGAATAAcaaaatgtgtatgtatgagagTTTACAGGCTTCTTCTGAACTAATGTTTCATTTCCCAGGGGGGCACAGCTCAGAATCTTCATGCGGGATCAGCCACCACCCTGGCTCACTAGGCGCCTCCCGCGCCGCCGGAAGTGAGGGCCGCGCCGCGCTCTGGCCGTGATGATAcatcttattaaaaaattttatttgggtCTCAAACATtgttacataaaaaatatttttctaatgcaatattttaaaataatatttgtacttttataaGCTCTACAGtgttgtataaaaattaaaatatttagtgtTTAAAATTACTTGGAGACCGTAATAACTTTTAATGGTTATGCTATCTGAAATGCTGTAGTTTCCCCTGATATAACTTTTTATATTATGAAGCTATTTTGGAAGACTAGAATGAGATTTCGAATTATTATATCTATACCAGATAAATTCTTTTTGAAAGAACTGATAGGCTAATcatagagggaaaaaaggaagaaagaagagagggaaggaagagagagaaagagaaagggaaggaggaaggaaggaaggaaggaaggaagggagggagggagggagggagggagggagggagggaacaaaggaaggaaggaaggaaaacaaagaaagaaaataaacccttaaaatgaatatttaatcaTTATTAATTTGTCCATAattattgtaaataattttaaatacacttTTAATGCTTTGGAGTTTTCTGCATACAAGTTATGCTGGTCTTGTCAGCATTGTCTTAGAATCCAGACATTTACAAAGGAAgtagtatttatatataattaaaataacatttattatcttCTATTTCAAAGCATCTGTACTTCTGATGtcatcaacattttctttattacctACTAAGGTCTACTGCTTATTCtgcatttttccctttcttcatttttataatattttatatagagttcaatttatttataaatgttcatAAACTTACAACTCAAAAGAAATTTGCTTAGTTTACCTAATTCTTATTTCATCACCTTAGAATGAATAGAAGCCAAAAGTATGATATGTGGGTCAAACCTATTCCTGTAcctcttatttataaataaagttttattggaacatggcTACACTCAGTTATTTGTATATTGCCTATGGTTACTTTTGCCTCTCAATGGCAGAAGTGAGAAGTTATGACAGAGGCTGTATGGTACAAAGTATCCTAAAATAGTCACTATCTGACCCTTTACAAAAATGCTTTGTGACCCCTGTTTTAGAGTATCATTGTCAATTTGAGCTTACTAATCATGAGAGAGTGAGTACTGTTTTACTCAAATCTGTATTCTTGAAGATCCTTGTGAGATACCATGCCTCTCAGAAATTGAATGATaagataataaaaagtatatgcacagccactctgtctttttcttcctgttaGGAATCTACATGATACCTGAGTAGTTAAAGTGGTTACTCATCCTACTTTCATTGCTCATTCTTGATATCGAGTTATCAACTTGTGATGCATAAAACTACTATGGAAATAGCAGTTTTTTCCTCTCTAGACTTCCACCTTATCTTGAGTCAGTTCTCAGGATAACTAATATTAATGTATTTCTTGTCCATGCTTTAGTAGTATCACTCTAGTTTCAGAGTTTTGCTTTAAACCTTTTCCCTAAAATGCTCAGAATCtctcatttccatttctctttgtttctttacaaTCCTTTGTTCCTATaaacttttgtatatttacacacactaatatatgtatatatcatttaTGTATCTATCCATCCCTTTACATACTCATATATAACTTCGATCCACTCCTTCACTATTCCATTCTTACCTCCAAGTATTCTCTTAAACCACACACTCTGTCTGGAATACACTTAGCCATGAGCCAAAATCCAGAATATGGATAAGGTCAGCATCCCAGAAAACATTACAGCAAACAAGATTATAAATAGCCCGGGTCCCTGAAAGACCTAATGGAGCAGATGCACCATCTACTTTGAAGTGTCCATCTATCTCTATAAGACATAAACCTCTTTCTTATCTAAGACACTATATTGTAGGTATATTTGTTATATCAGATTAGTCTGTACTCTAACACATgaccaattttatttataaaatcctAGATTCgcattatcttttttataaaatagttttactGGTGACAGATTAAACAGAGAATCTGGATAATCTAATAACTCTTCTATTGTGTTTTTCTATGCATCTATTTAGTCCCcatgtaacatttaaaaagtaggatgtttggccgggtgcagtggctcatgtctgtaatcccagcactctgggaggcagaggcaggcagattataaggtcaagagatagagaccatcctggccaaaatagtaaactatgcctctactaaaaatgcaaaaattagctgagtatggtggcacctgtctgtagtcccagctgcttgggaagctgaggcaggagaatcgcttgaacttggaaggtggaggttgaggttggaATAGAAATACATGTAATCTTTATGGTAAAAGCCAGAGTTCTTTCTATCTTGTGAAACTGAAATTTTTGATGCCTTGTCTTGAGACAAGAAAAAGCTCTGTACCTTGATGATTTTAATTCACTAGACTCTTGTAGAGAGATCAGAGGACTATCTGTGTCCTGATGAGTGTTTATCTTCAGACCAAAAAGAGCTATTAAAATAACTTCAGCTATACTTCAATTTAGCCATGCTAATTGTCTCAGTGAATGTTGTTAGCTAAATATTCTCTAGAATAACtaaaatttttgtcatttattttacattttcttgccTTCATAGATGAGCCAACACTGACCTCCTATGCCTAATTATCAGAATGAGAATATTTGCTTTACTTACACAGTAATAAAAGCTGAGTGGAATAGGgacaattaaataattataagcttcTTATTTTTGGTTATGGAATTTaatctcctgatttttaaaaataatagaaatgtatggGGAAGAGGTGATCACACAACTATGAAATTCCAGGAAGTATGTATGTCaaatatttcaaatcttttgAGAAAACAGGCCCTGTAGAAATATAAACAGCCAAGATAGTGGGTCCTTCTGATTAAAGAAGGTGTCTCCCACAAGGACCCACCTGATGAGCTTAGGAGAGCATAAACAGTGACTTACAGTGAGTGCGGGATtatgctgagagattttgacaAATTCAAAATCTGTAAGTTGAAGTTGTTTTAATTCATCATTAAACCAAcgttattttaaaactaatactcccaaagaaaaatatacttatAAAGCTTTGGTTAAATGTATGTTCACATTAATTTTACTTATAGGCTTTACATTTTCCAACAGAATGACAACTATAAGTTAAATCTCATAaagatcagaatttttttttttggctgataaatgaaaacaatatacCTTTTCAGTGGCACATAGGAATGTGATCAAtcacaaggaaggaaagaaaattcaaaggGCTAAAAATTAAATACCTTCTTGGTAAAAATAATTGGAACAAGTTATGCCATCACCTTCAGGATCTCCTCAGTCAGTAATGCCCTGTGGCAT contains:
- the LOC118152969 gene encoding zinc finger protein 22-like — translated: MRLAKPKAGISRSLSQGKAYENKRKTGRQQQKWGVTIRFDSSLSRLRRSLDDKPYKCTECEKSFSQSSTLFQHQKIHTGKKSHKCADCGKSFFQSSNLIQHRRIHTGEKPYKCNECGESFKQSSNLIQHQRIHTGEKPYQCDECGRCFSQSSHLIQHQRTHTGEKPYQCSECGKCFSQSSHLRQHMKVHKEEKPRKTRGKNIRVKTHLSSWKAGTGRKSVAGLR